ATTAGATATATTGCTTGTAAAGGACAAAATTACATAATTTATTTAGTATATTCTACTGTAAACTATAGTTTTATTGACAGAAATAAAGTATTTTGTTCTCAAAATAAGTGTGGTGGATAGTCCTGAAATCCCATAGTTTTTCAAAAATGGCTTTTTGTATGCCAGGCACTAGATGACAGCTACTACACATGTGATGTTGGTAGAGGTAGGTAACACAGACCATGATAAACCTTGGAGGAAGGAAAAGCTGCAGATAATGTATGTATTGCTTGATAATTTTGCAGACCTCTCAATGTGAAACACTCAGAAAAAAAGtggaaaagaggatgaggaggtaATCTTGTTTTAGAAGCAGACCACAAAAGGACTGCTAAGCCATAATCTAAGGGCATTTCTTCCATCACACAAAAAACATTACTTTTAACAGTGCAAttttatacatatctactcagaagcaagtcctactgagttcaatgggacttactcccaggcaaataTGTATAGAATTACAGCCTACACCTCTCACAATTAGTGCCGCAAGTGGGTGATGACAATGAGGGGTtaaatacaaatgacatttgAGCAAATTTAGGTCTTACACTCACATCAAAGATCAATTTTAAGCACAAGCCCTGGGTGTGAAAATGGCCTCAGGATCTGGACACTGACCTAGAATAATTTCAGGACTTTCATAGGATAACCCGTGGATCATTCAGCTCTCAAATAACCCCTGCCAAtagggtttgcacaacacaacaagccacagcaacctGGGTGAGGGTTGTGTATTCATAATGCaataatgtgtgaaccaggtcacacaAAGTCCTGCTCTGGAGGGTAGGCAAGAACAACAAAACAAGCCTTTAATTAAGAGCAGGGGAGAACCGGAGTTAACTTCAGTCCTAGAATGGAGCCCTGCCTTACCCTTGCCTTGTCCTCCCACCCTCTTCCTAAGAGAGGCTCACACTCCTGTACTTTCCCAGGCTTTCCTGGGAAAGTACAGGATTTTGGCTTTCCTTCTTGTTTAGGTGGCTGCCCGGCCAGActtactgttaggcagagtgaggtggccacctcatgAAGATTTTGCATGACAAATCCTTAGTTTATTAtgattgggttgttgtttttactgcagtGAACAGGAAGAGGCGTTGATgacattttctgcctcaggtgccaaaataacttggctggcctttgGTCTTGCACCTTGACTTGAGAACAGGCTGGCCGTAGGAAAGCTGGTGCCCTGTGTGAAGAGCGCCTTTGGCTTCTCCCATTAGTTTACAGCTTGCTTTTATTATTCAActtgtagattttttaaaaaaggcaaatacTGTTTTTCTTTGCCCTAGCTCACTGTGGACAGGACACTTAACAATACCAAGTCACCAAACTCAGTGGCTCATTCAGCTTGACAACCCAAGGCAAGTGATTCCTAAGATCAATTCTGCTTagggctgggttttttttgtttctctaccataggcagcaaaatgtctagaGCCAGCTCTGGGGGGCTACTAAAGGCAGTGTTTGCTGCCCAATGGTCACTGTCTGCTGCTCCTCTCTTCTGTGAAACAAACCAGCATTTTAAAAGGtctttcttccaggcatttttgCTAACCCTGACCACTGTTTTTCTCAAGTAAGATGAGTGATGGCTTAGGAAGGAATTCTGGAGGCAAGAGGGCAATACCTCATTAGTGTGTAATAGTCACCTTTTTATATAATAAGAGTAGTTGTAGAAGTGTAGTATTCAGCAGAGGGGTGATGGTGGAAGAGAATACTTTAATCCTTTCCCCTACACTAGCCACAACCTCTATGGGaatcattttgtggtggtgtccacagtAGTTTCTCAaagtcccaaatgtgcccatgggtccaaaacatttggggacccctgccctagTCTTACTCTGCTCAAGATTGCTCCCCTAGCTGCTTTTCCACTTGGGTTGTGGGGCACATATGGGCTTTGATATACTGGGAAAGTAGCTGGAATCAGTAGGTATGTGTGTGGAGTTAGAAGAGGTAGCCCACTCCCTCAGCTGTTCTTTGCTGAATCTCGGAGTTCCCATGGCCGACATGTGCCTACCATGTAATTTCTAATTTTGCCCTAAGCCCTAGGTCTTGGTTGCATGGCAAggagtgcatcatcatcatcatcatcatcatcatcatcactgttACGGAAATACATGAATCCATTGTGTGTTGCCTGCAGAGCAGAAATTAGGAACGGGTTGCAAGTTGAGCAGATCATACTGCCACCCCACAGCCGTATTAACCATGCATGAAAGGCCATTACAGGGGTGAAGGGAACCAGGGAAAGAATGGAGGGATTCAATTACAGGTGGAAAGATATTGTCTGGACACCGGTTCTAGCTGAGAAACCACAATTAGACCTAGTATACAAGTTTCTCAAAGTAGACTTTATACCCAGTCCCTTGTCATTATCAaaaatggttttgttttctgCATATACAAAATGTGCAACTACTACACGAAATGTGCAGTTCCAGGAAAAAAATATGCTATATAGCTGCACATGGGACCTTGGGGACTAGATCATCTCCAAGGACCCTTAGAAACCTTTAGATTCTATAAAGCTAGTGAAGCCATAAAATATCCAATATGATATTCTTAAGACAGCTGTTCTGTTTATGTATCTATTTCCTCCTCTGGTTCTTAGGTTTTTTATATCCCTCATTCCAAAGAAATTTAGTTGGAGTTCATGATGCCTCATGTGTGAAACTTGACTAGAATACTCTTCTGCATTAGCACTGTCAGATGCCATTCTGCataggcttctaaatgtcatgggATATTACTCTTAAGCACCAAAGTATGTGCAGACCaacaaggaaaatgcacaggtGTGTTGTAACAGTGCATGCTTGTGTATGAATTACCATCATACACCACTGTATATGATGCCCTCCCATTTTGGGAAAAATCCCTGCTGATACCCATAGGTATCCTAGGGCTTCTTTTGTGAACAAaggggctttggatccagcagaACAAAGACAACTCTCATCCTGCCCATGGAATACCCCATTCTGGGGCATATCACCAGAGTTTTCCATGGGCATACCAGGAGCCTCTACAGCAGATGTGTCTCCACCACCGAAGTTTGTCTCAACCTGCAGAGGGGGACCTATACCTTATCCGAATTCCCCTTGGGTTATCTAAATGTTGGTTAGAAttatagttaagaaagaaaacgCAAATACATGTTGATTGCTATCTTTCTGCCTTTCCGCCTCTAATACTATCATTACACCTTCCCGTCTGATTAGAAAATTTGTTCCTGTTCCTACTAAAATTGAGAATGAACTGGGCCTTTGTTTtgttaacttttctttctttctgtaagcACCAACTATTACTATATGCCACAACCCAAACTACAAAAACACGATAAAAAGGGCAAGCAACTCTTTTTCCATTTGCTGACTCACTTCTGTTACATGAATTttctttaaatgcatttttttattgaGGGAAAGGAACGAAAGAGACTGAACCTGCAAGTACTATAGAATAACTTAATCAATGAGCATAGATGGCTTTTCTCCAGTAATGTGTGTCATCCTGCAGGTAGAAAAAAATTCTGGATGCAGTTTTGTTCTTCTGCTAGTATAAAAACTGCACAGAGTGGAGGGAAGATTCAGAGTGCAGGTCTCTCCTAAAATTTGTTTATATAATGGTATATGGAGTTGGGAAGACGTCTCGAGAgttagacaatactgggctgaccTATCAAATAGTTTGCATTCCTATACAGTTTGGTTCCTTTACTGagctaataaaaatgttaatattaTATAAGTAATATATGTTTTTGTAGCACTTTTGTCATGTAGGTACTAATTTAAAAAGGTATTGAATAGGCAAGTCATTTAGCtttcagtgttgtttttttaagcctTGAAGTCCCCAGAACTACAATGCGTTGAATAGGTGCAAATCCTGGGCTGTTTCCAAAGTGATATTTAAATTAGGATTCCATTAGTAACTTGAATGTAAAATCTACCCAGTTTAAAAAGTGTCACATGATTCTGGCTAATTGGCCAAAGTGAGACGTAAGTGAggatatacggaagatctgtataggaaggataataatatcggggatagctcagacggtgtggtcagtgagttagagccagacatcctgaagagtgaggttgaatgggccttaagaagcattgctaataacaaggcagcaggagacgacggtatcccagctgaactgttttaaatattgcaagatgatgctgtcaaggtgatgcatgccatatgccagcaaatttggaaaacacaagaatggccatcagactggaaaaaatcaacttatatccccataccaaaaaagggaaacactaaagaatgttcaaactattggatagtggcacttatttcacatgccagcaaggtaatgctcaagatcctgcaaggtagactccagcaattcatggagcgagaattgccagatgtacaagctgggtttagaaaaggcagaggaactagagaccaaattgccaatatccgctggataatggagaaagccagggagttccagaaaaacatctatttctgttttattgactattctaaagcctttgactgtgtggatcataacaaactgtggcaagttcttggtggtatggggataccaagtcatcttgtccgcctcctgaggaatctgcataacgaacaagtagcaacggtaagaacagaccacagaacaacagactggtttaagattgggaaaggagtacggcagggttgtatactctcaccttacctattcaacttgtatgcagaacacatcatgcgacgtgctgggcttgacgaatccaaggctggagttaaaatcgcaggaagaaacattaacaatctcagatatgcagatgacaccactttgatggctgaaagcgaggaggagctgaggagccttatgatgaaggtgaaagaagaaagtgcaaaagctgggttgcagttaaacctcaaaaaaaccaagattatggcaaccagcttgattgataactggcaaatagagggagaaaacatggaggcagtgacagactttgtatttctgggtgcaaagattactgcagatgctgactgcagccaggaaatcagaagacgtttacttcttgggaggagagcaatgacaaatcttgataaaatagttaagagcagagacaccacactgacaacaaaggtccgcatagttaaagcaatggtattccccgtagtaacctatggctgcgagagctggaccataaggaaagctgagcgaaggaagatagatgcttttgaactgtggtgttggaggaaaattctgagagtgccttggactgcaagaagatcaaaccagtccatactccaggaaataaagccagactgctcacttgagggaatggtattaaaggcaaaactgaagtactttggccacataatgagaagacaggataccctggagaagaggctgatgctagggaaagtggaaggcaaaaggaagaggggccgaccaagggcaagatggatggatgatattccggaggggacagacttgaccttgggggagctgggggtggcaacggccgacagaaagctctggcgtgggctggtccatgaagtcaggaagagtcggaaacgactgaacgaataaacaacaaacaacagctTTGGGCCTAATACATAACAAAATTTTactctatggggggggggggtgtttgtgtTTTATGCGGATGTATATATCCAACTTTTACCGAGAAGGCTTCTTCTGTTTTGAAGAGCTGAGATAGGTAAATTCAacatctccctccctgcctggaaGAATTAGTCCTATTGAATTTCTTTTCTGTGTAGCTGTTAACGGGACAAgagccaagaaagaaagaaagaaagaaagaaaaagaaagagtggCGACCCTCTATAGGGAGTTCCTTTTCTTCATCCGTTCAGTTAGTTCCCAATTTGACGGGAGAAGGCAAGTCTTCCAGCCCGGGCATACTTTGGTGTCGGAAATGTCCTATGAATAAGTACGGGGGGGACATTATCTTGCATCTCCTCCGCGGCACCATGAGAGGGCAGCACCGCGCCTCGACTTTCTCCCTTTCCCGGTCGCTTCAAGGCCGGGGCCTTTTGCAGGCCGCGTTATTGCAACATGTGGAGGCCGGGAGCCGCCGGCGTCTTCTTCTCAGCCGCTTCGCGGATCGCAGCCCGCCGCCTCAGCGGAAGCGCGCGGGGGTGGAAAGCGGCTGCGGCGGCACCTCTCAGGAAAACCACCGTCGCTTCTTCTCCCTTCCCCCTACACCAGCCCGTGAGTGACTTTTGTATTTGGTTTTTACATGGATGCTAAGGAGGGCGGAGGGCTGCGAAGGGTCGTTGCTATATGCGCcttctggggagggagggaggcagtaaGGGGAGCCCAAGTGGGAGGGAGGCCGAGATGACCTCTGAGGAAAAGCAGAGCTTATGAAGTGGAAAGGAGCCGTCCCGGGTGCTCGGGGCCTCTGCTAAGGATTGGAAGCAATTTCCCGCCCTTCTTGTAGCGAGTGCCTCAAGCCTGGTCTTGGCCACAAAGGGGAATTCCCCTTCGCGTTGCACAGAGTTTCTTTGCTTCTCTATCGTGGGAAGGGTTCATGCGTAGGAGGAGGAGCCCGTCTTCCTCGTCGGAGTGCCCCGGGGCCTGAAAGAACAAGCCGCTCTTCGGCGCACTCGCAGTGACTCTTTAGATTAGAGGCTTTTTAGGATCCCACCCGAAGGATAAAGCTGCCTTAGGGCCCGTTCTCTGCCGCTGTGGGTGGAGTTCTGTGGTGATATGgcaacattccccaacctggtgcctttctgATAAGGcggactacgactcccagcattcctcatgctgggagttgtaatccaacacatctggagaacaccgggttagggaaggctgctctgcagCAATGGAGTAACATCTTGCACAGCTGTCTGTGCTCAATCAAAATTCTCTACCAAGAAAAAAACATTCTTTTCTCCGCATCAGTAATGTAAGCTGAGCAAATTTGCATGTAGTTGGTTATAACTTAGGCTGCATTCATGAGCACACCTaagaggaacataagaagctggcttatactgagtcagaccaatggtccagctagcccagtattgtccactggcagccgctctccagggtttcagagaggaaATTTTCTTGGGATCTTCTGCACACAAAACATATACTCTACCATAAAGGAGTAAGTCCATTGAACAgaataggatttacttctcagCAAATATGCATACAATTATTCTGTTTCTGCATGAAACAGGAAGACATGAATAAGTATGTAAGGTTCAGAATACCTGCTTCTTCACCACTAGAAATCCAACACAGTATCCCAATCTATACAAATGGAGGGCTTACATGAATAAACAGGAATTTTAGCAATGTTTCAATAAATACACTGTTATATTTGAAGCATTTCTATAACAGTGCTCTGTTGGTGCAGGGTTGGGTAAACAAGTGCATTAAATACAAAGCAGAAAGAGGAGCTAATTGCCATCTCCCAAGGGACAGCCAATCCCAAGAATACAGGCAATACCAATTTCTGTGTTGTATTATCATGCAGGCCACACAAATGCTTAGAAAGCAGGAAATAGTTGTTGCTAAGCAAACTGGTTAATACATTAACAGAGCTGAAGCTGAATTTGGTAAGCAGCCTCgaaatttaaaaaaagtcaaTTCAGGTCACATGCTTGCCTGTACTTAATCTTGTTTTGATCTTTCAAATCGGGTCTTGTAGGAGTAGTGTGGCttctttgatcatgcaaactggccctgtTCTTTAGGGGCATGATGGCACTTGCACCTAGTCTTCTGTTTCAAAATATTAACTTCCCACTAAAGTACTTGAAACTCATTTCTTCACAGGATTCTTATATGCATTCTTTAGACCATGTTCTAATGGGAAGAGCCAAGAGTGTTCAGCTTATATGTGTAAGAAAATCAGGAACTCTCAGTAACAAGAGGTAAGTTGTATGTAGAATTGGCCACCTAATAACTTGAGAATTTCCCAAACATAAGGTAATACACAATATAGAAATTGGCATCTAACATTCCAAATTGAGAATTAGTAGCCCATTAGTAGCTGAAATTATTAAATATTAAGCAAAGAACAGAAATTATGTATGTTTAAGCTACAATTCTATGCAGGTTTTGACAAAAAAATTGTCCtaaaactctcagcatgccccagttaGCATGGCAGCATGAACACTATGACATATGACCAGGCGtgggtttattttgttctgtttttgcagCTCTTCCTGTATTAATAGAGCTGTTTTTAACTGTTAAGACAATGAAAGAGAGCTTGCTTAATAAGTCTGTGTAGATGGGGAAGGAATCAGTTCCTCAAGATAATTTTCTCTATCAGAACAGCCACTATAGCCCACTTCTTAATATTAATTCATAAAATGTACCAAGAGAAATAGCAAAATGCATTAGTATATGCTTGACCATGAAGAGGTGAAGATAATGTATGAAATATTTCCAAGTGGCTGCTTGCATGTCTGACATACATTAGGGGAGTGTCACTGCGCTGTTGCTCAATCCAAGCAATGCTGGTGTAGGAAATAATCACGTTAGCCTTTTCCACATTTTTTCACTTGTTGTAATGTTACCAGATCATAGTGGAATTAAACCACTGATTAGAGGCAACCAAGCCACACCTGTAATGTAAAAACTGGCCTTTCCTTAAACAGGTGTTCAGGTAGCCCAACAGTACATCTTTAAGGTACAAACCACCGGGAAGCTCTCCTATGCAAGCCTTAGtaaaatgaatggaatggaaGCTTCCATTAGTGTAGCAGAAATATCAAAAGAGCTTAATCATCATGGGCATATGTACTGTCTCTGCTGGGGGCACATCTGAATAGGAAGTCTCTGTACCTTCAATTTGATCCTCTAGTAGGAAGTAGTCTCTCAAAAAGAAAGTGTGATGTTATATTGGATTTGCTACCTATGCATAGTTTCTCTGCCATGCTACCTATGCACAATCTGTGATTGCACATGGCTGCCATGCGTGCTGTGCATAGGAACATCAGAGCCCCTCAATAGTCCATGTAGAAGTATCTTAGGTAAGATGGCAAGCATGCCTAAAATGATAACTTTGCCTTATAAAAGGGCAAAAGAGTTATACGATCTGGAAAGAAATCAGAGTATAGGGAAGAATGTTAACTTTtggagattattttattttttccatctGTTAGACTTGTcttatttcattttctatttaCTTTATCCTTGCATGTTTagtcagttattattattttttcaacaacaacaacaattttatttcagtcaatagaccattccagtaAGATACATACAAAAGGACTAAGCATATATTTAACAATTACaaggacaagtaatcatagaggatctgatagaaatggccaagttcaaaagcttggccacttgctcagtgattgacttgtctgagctctgaagtaatagggacattaggaattcagttgggtgaccaggaaaagactgtaaaatggggttcagaagatcattcctagtcCCTTGATAAAATCTGCAGAACTGTAGCACATGTGATGCAGTTTCCACCTCGATATTTGTTTAGTCAGTTAGTTGTTTAGATTTATCAGTTTAAAAGGTGCTACTGCTTAATTGAgtagtaggttgttgttgtttaattttttttttaatattgttactTAAAACCAGAAATGGCAGGATGATGTCTTAGAAGAGGCGTTCTCTTTTGCACACATGCTTTATTTAAGATGGTGATTACTAAGTACGTTTAGTAATTACTAAGTGCATCTTCTAAAAATGGAGAGTACTTTTTTCTTCATAACACATTCtttttttatacaaatttatgcagAGTTAACCAATTAATAgatgaagatttttttaattgcatggcTGCCTCATTATAATGACTAGACATTGCTCAGTAATGTGTGGTGAATTAGACCTCAGCTAAATAAAATCTCCAGACTATATACCCCCTTTCTTCCTTATTTAATGCATCTTTTGAAATGTTTCTTATACTGCTTTCTCACAAATACCTTTAATTTAGCCTGGAGGTTTTTCTGAGCTTTATTGTACCCAATGTTTCCTTGGTCACAgagtgcagtcttatgcatgtctactcaatgttcaatgggatttattcccaggtaagtgtgtatagcattgtAGCCTGAGTTGTTTTAGGGAGATAAAATCTGAGTGAATCTTTATTCACATGATTTTTACAGCTCATTAGATGAAACAACATATGAAAAACTTGCTGAAGAAACACTGGAGTCATTAATGGATTTCTTTGATGATCTGGCAGACAAGCCTTTTATTCCTGAAGATTATGATGTCTCCTTTGGGGTATTATGCTGTTGTTTCTTTCGACAGACTTTTTTGGTAGATTCTGGCTGCGTTCGGagaacacaatagtcaatggtgggttaatagtcaactccacggttgttTATCGGGGGgatgctccccacacaacatgattattatcaaccatggtgtgtgtggattaaggccagcgttggGTTGACTATTAATCAACAGTGTGTTCGATTGAAACATCCCCCGCCCATCCTCTCGCTGGTATCCCaacagccattgtgagttctgttagctggactagagcggcagctgctgctttggtcactcttgccactccgtagtcgctgaaaataaccaactgtgtgcgacaaaatagtcaGTGGTGCCCAActcacaacacgataaccaatggttgttctattattgttgttgttattattattattattattatttacatttatatactgccccacagctgaagctctccgggcggtttacaaaagttaaaaacagtgaatattaaaaagaaatatataaaataattagTTCTGCACAtggttgattatttgcattggttatatTGGTGTGAAAaactcctgacagatgacacaataaccaaccgttgactatttagccttccattgactatttaactcaccattggttatcgtgtcgtccgaacccagtctcTAACTTTCTGTTGAGTCAGAGCACCTTCAAGCACCTCTAGCTATAAGAAAGTTACTAAATTCTTTTGTGGCCACTAAAACTGGAGATGATGCTACCATTTTAGAAGCATCCATTCTCTCTATCTCCTTTGAGAAATACTGTCCTATTTAATGGGTAGTTATGTGATAGAGCCACAAGGTGGCAAACTTGGAAAATAGCTGAAACAACAATCCTAATTTATCCACTACCCATCACCCAAATTGGGATTTCTGCTTAATGTAAATATATATTACAAATTCTATCCTATAGAATAAATTACTGGAATTatcaattttttttgttttcccttttatTCTGTAGAATGGAGTATTAACAGTTAAATTGGGTGTTAGCTTGGGAACGTATGTGATCAACAAACAGACACCAAACAAACAGATATGGCTGTCCTCTCCAACCAGGTAAGCGGATATCTGTAGGCTAGGATGTCCTGAAAATTCAAAGTTGAACTAAGATGTCTCCTAGATCAACTGTATTTATGATTTGTAAGTAGCTGTTAGGAACGCTCtcagtttgcttttattttttgcatttttatcttTGTTTTTTCAGCTTGTTTTAGCAtttttaactatttttttaaacaccagatcatttattttgtatactttggTAAAGTAGCCTGTATGGGGTTCCCTACTGACACCTGCTTAAACACCATCGGGCTGGTTCAGGTAATATCCTAAACCATGGTTGGACCCTTTTGCAAGGTTAGTAagtgtttttaaaccatggttatgtagccatgttaaggaatggttcacacaacacactaagtcatggctcacatgacacgctaaaccataatctttagctcaaaaccatgatggttaaatgTGTTTAGCTGAAAAACCATTACAGTTAAGCATTTTGGCTGAACATTATAAAGTGCTGGTAAGATGTGCTCCTCTAAACTATTTGTATGACTCTTGTCAGTTTGTTTGTTGGAGTACAATTCTACATTGTGGTTATGCTTTTAGAGCATGATGCTGTTATCATGCACTAGTCTTAACTTCACAATTTATATCATTCTGGAAACCAAATAGTTCAGGAAGGTTGATATTGTTTTTGCATCTCTTGAATGCTTTATGAGGCTACACTAATTGAGCTAACTGATGTCATACATCTAGGGCAGGTTAGGCTTATGGAAAAAAAATAAGACTATATGTTTAATTTCTAGTATGTTACAGAAACTAGCAATCCAGTTTTCAGAACCTTCCAGTGCTGTTCAGTTAAATACTGCTAATTTAGGCAGACCATAAGGAATTAATGGAAACTTTTTCTCCAAAGGTCAAATTGTGGCTCCACTACTAGCATAGTCTTGTCATAGCTGATGAATGTTAGGGAAGGCAGGGCAGATATCCTTGCAGTGTTCCTTTTAGCCAGCAGAGAGAGCACTGTAACAGTAGAATGGCTACATGTTCACTAACTCTCTCCTGCTAAGAGAAATAATGCACTCAGATGCCATGGTACTACATTTTCCACCTCTTCTTAGTGGTGTAGTCAGGATTGCCCCACAACTGAAATGATGTATGTTAAGATTTAAAAGCAAACCCCAACATTTTAGAAAGATATTAATTTTCTCCCTGATCTGAGGTATTTTGTTTTCAATCATTCCATAAATCGTATTCTGTGATATCTTAATGCAAACAGTGGGGA
This Elgaria multicarinata webbii isolate HBS135686 ecotype San Diego chromosome 6, rElgMul1.1.pri, whole genome shotgun sequence DNA region includes the following protein-coding sequences:
- the FXN gene encoding frataxin, mitochondrial, yielding MWRPGAAGVFFSAASRIAARRLSGSARGWKAAAAAPLRKTTVASSPFPLHQPDSYMHSLDHVLMGRAKSVQLICVRKSGTLSNKSSLDETTYEKLAEETLESLMDFFDDLADKPFIPEDYDVSFGNGVLTVKLGVSLGTYVINKQTPNKQIWLSSPTSGPKRYDWTGKNWVYSHDGVSLHELLAKEFSVALKTKLDLSTLAYAGREHT